The DNA segment CATAGACCAGCACTCCTTCCAGCGTGGTTTCACCCTGTCGGTATTCAATGGTCTGGGTTTGAATGGTTGCGTGCGCCGTTACCGCGCTGGCGCCGACGAGCGAGGCAAAAAGTAACATTTTCATCCGGCGTCATTCTTACGCTGCTTGCGGACGCAAAAGCAAAGCCAATTTCGGTTATTTGATCGCCAGGAAACCGGCGATGGTGCAAAGAATGGCAATCAACGCGGCCACGAGTGATTCGCCCGCGACCAATCCCGAGGCAATCGGGATGTTGAACGCCTCCCCGGATTTACGATGCACGCGCCGCCAGATCTCCGAGATCACGGCGCCGATGGCGAAGGAAAACACGTTGGCAAACGGCATGACCCAGGCGAGACCCAAACCCATCGCCGAGGGCAGAAAGCGGCGCAACCGTGGAAATAATTTTTCCATGAGCGGCAGCGCCACCCCCACCAGCGCGCCGATGACGATGGCGTAACGCGCCGTGGTGGGCAGCATGTGAACGCCCTGCGTCAGCAGATCGGCCACCGCCTTCCACATGTTCGTGGCGGGCGGATTGAAAGCTTCCAATGCCGCTTTGTCCGGCACCATCGCATACCAGGCGGGCACGATCGCCAGTGTGCCGAAAAAGATTCCAATGAATTGCGCCAGAAATTGTTTGCGCGGATTGGCCCCGAGCAGATAACCGCTTTTCAGATCCGTCAACAAATCCGCCGAGCTGCCGCCGGCGCCGGCCGTGACGCCCGCGGACATCAAGTTCGCCGTCACATGCCCCTTGGCGAGCACGGCGTAAAGCAACTGGGTCACTTTTCCCATCGCCCCGACGGGCGTGGTGTCGGTTTCGCCCGTGGCCCGGCAGCATACCAGTGAAATGACGAATGAGAGCGCAATGGCGATCGCGCCCAGCCACAGCGAAATTTGAAAGGCGTAATACTGCACCAGCAACATGCCGATGCTGATGGGAATCAACCCCATGATGAGCCAGGAATTGGGCACTTCGATTTGATCCAGCACGCCGCCCGCCGCGGGCCCTTGGCGTTTGCGAAACAGACTGAAGGCGCGCGCCAACGTGCGCCATTGCAACGCCACCGAAGCCAGACTGGAAAACACCATCACCGACGTGCCGCCCCAAAGCGCCCAACGCACCGGATAAAAATCCCCGTCCGCGTTCACCTGAAAGGACGGCACCCAGTCCGCCAGACCAGCGTGAGCCGCGTCCAGGGCCAGCAATTGGGGCGCGGCGATGTAATACAACAACACGCCACCCAGCAGCATGGAGAGCGAAACGCGCAGCCCCACGATCATTCCGGCGCCGATCAGCACCACGCTCGGCTCGAAAGTCAGTCCCTGCAGATGCCCGCGACTCAGCGGATTGAGCAGGCCGCCAAACACGATTTCCTCCGGGATGCGAATGACGGCTTGAATTTTCTCCAGCCAAACCTGGGGTCGGCCCGTGTGCCGCAGTTGTTCGATCAACGTGCCCCAGGTCCGCAGCAATCCCACCAGACCGCCCAACACCAGGGCGATGATCAGCGAGTAAGCCTGGTGCAACGCCGCTTTGCCGTGCGAATACAGACTGCGTAACGTTTCCGCCGCCGCGATGCCGCTGGGGAATTTCAACTGCTCGTAATTGATCATCTGCCGCTTCATCGGGATGGCGAGAAACACGCCCAGCGCCGCCGTAAAGAAAACGAAAATCGTCACCACCGACCAGGGCAGATGGTGTCCCGAGATCAGCAGCAACGCGCCAATCGCCGTCCCCACGGTCCCGCCCGTGGAGTAGCCCGCAGCGGACGCGGTGGATTGCATGCAATTGTTTTCCAGGATGGTCATCTGGGAGAGCTTGCCCCCGGACAGGGCGCGGAGCGCGTTCCACACGACGAATGAAATCACGCAAGCGGTGATCGCCACGCCAAAGCTCCAACCCAGTTTCAACGTGGTGTAGAGGTTGGAAACCGCCATGAACATGCCGAGAATCCCTCCCATCAAAACGGAGCGCACGGTCAATTGCGCCATGGAATCGCCGCGCCCGCGATACACCTGCTCCAGCCATTGCCGGTCAATTTCCTCCGGCGTGCCTTTGAACCCGGCCAACGGTAAGGCGGCGGATGATCGGTCGGATGGATCGGAAGCAGACGGCGTTGGCGGCTCAGACATGAACCTTCGTTTGGCGGTTTTTTCGCCCAACGTCAAGTCTGGCTTCGATGAAACAAATAACTATTTCCAGTTCGCGTTAACCGGATAGGATGGTTGCGGCGCCTGGAAAATGAGTTGTGCCCGGCGGCCCGGCTGCCGGTTGAAGCGGCTTGAATGTTGCAACGGCAAATTGGATATCAGGATTCCATGACTAACCAACCATCGTCATCTCCAGAACTTGAGCGTCAGGCGTCGAGCCGGAATGCCCGTTCGTGATGACCGTCAACCCCGGAGAGCTTATATGTTCAACATCCGCTTCGCTTTCGTTCCGCTGTTCACGATGCTGTCATTAACCGGCTCGGGAATCTTCCGCACGCTGGCCGCTCCGGAAATCGTCAACATCATTCCGGTCGCGCAATTAAGCATCCAAAGCGACATCGGCATCAACAATCGGATTGAGTTCAAGACTGCCTTGGACCAGCCCGCTTGGACGATCCTCAGCAACCTGACCGTGCCGCACTCGCCTTACCAAATCATTGACGCCACGCCGCCATCCAACTCGAACCGCTTTTATCGGGTCGCCACGCCCGCCGGGCACCCCACCACAATCGCCCTGCCGCAATTTGTGCGGCAGCTCACCATCACCAGCGAAACCGGAATCACCAACCAAATCCAGTACACTCCCGATCCGCTGCAATTTGCCTGGACCGCGCTGACCAATCTCGTCGTAACTGAAAGTCCGTATGCCGTTGTGGACGACACGGTGTCGGCCTCGACGCCGCGGGTTTATCGGGTCATCGGACCGCAAACCAACGCGCTGCCGCCCACGAACCTGGTCTTCATCCCTGCGGGTGGATTTCAAATGGGCGACGCCTTGGACGGGATGACTGAAGCCCAACCCGTCCACACGGTTCAGCTCAGCGCGTATTACATTGATCCAACCGAAGTCACGCAAACGATTTGGGACGAAGTTCATCAATGGGCCATCACCAACGGCTATGATTTTTCCGCCGGGATTCGCGGGGCGGCCTCCAATCATCCGGTTCATTCCGTGACCTGGTATGACGCGGTCAAGTGGTGCAACGCCCGCAGCGAACGTGAAGGTCGCGTGCCGGCTTATTACACCAACCCCGGCACGACGCTCGTCTATCGCCGCGGCGAAGCGGGCATCCAAATTTCCTGGGTGCTGTGGGATGCCGGTTATCGCCTGCCCACGGAAGCCGAATGGGAAAAAGCCGCGCGCGGCGGCACGACGGGACACCGCTTTCCCTGGACGGACACCGATACGATATCGCAGGAACGCGCCAACTTTTACAGTTTCTGGCGCAACGGCCAACCGCTCTACGCTTACGATGCGAGTGCAACCAATGGTTATCATCCGAATTTTTCCAGCGGCCCGAAGCCGTACACAAGCCCCGTCGAGCACTTTGCGCCGAACGATTATGGGCTGTACGACATGGCGGGCAATGTATGGGAATGGTGCGGCGATTGGTGGTCGGACACGTATTACGCCGCGTCGGCGGAAGCGGATCCGCTCGGCCCGATCTCAGGCTCGTTTCGGGTGCTGCGCGGCGGAAGCTGGGCCACGCAGGCCAATGGCGGTCGCGTAGCCCAGCGCGGCAGCGGCACTCCCGATGAAGGCTTCAACACCGTTGGCTTCCGCACCGTGCTGCCGGCACCTTGAGTGTGGCCAAGCCCGCCGAGTGTTTGTCCTATCGTTCTTCTGTCACCCACATTCCTTCGCCGGGACGGAGATTCACGCGCGCCGGAATTACCTCTCCATCGCATCGCTTCACTTCCCGCTCAATACTCCCGGTTTCACCTTCAGCCTGTGTCTTTTCTCGATTCGCGTTGTCGCGAAAATATGTTCAAAAACCATCCGTATTCGCTACAATCCGGTGGCAATAATGGAAAGTGAAGCCCAACTTCTGGCGCGATGTCGTCAGGGTGAAACCG comes from the Verrucomicrobiia bacterium genome and includes:
- a CDS encoding OPT/YSL family transporter; translated protein: MSEPPTPSASDPSDRSSAALPLAGFKGTPEEIDRQWLEQVYRGRGDSMAQLTVRSVLMGGILGMFMAVSNLYTTLKLGWSFGVAITACVISFVVWNALRALSGGKLSQMTILENNCMQSTASAAGYSTGGTVGTAIGALLLISGHHLPWSVVTIFVFFTAALGVFLAIPMKRQMINYEQLKFPSGIAAAETLRSLYSHGKAALHQAYSLIIALVLGGLVGLLRTWGTLIEQLRHTGRPQVWLEKIQAVIRIPEEIVFGGLLNPLSRGHLQGLTFEPSVVLIGAGMIVGLRVSLSMLLGGVLLYYIAAPQLLALDAAHAGLADWVPSFQVNADGDFYPVRWALWGGTSVMVFSSLASVALQWRTLARAFSLFRKRQGPAAGGVLDQIEVPNSWLIMGLIPISIGMLLVQYYAFQISLWLGAIAIALSFVISLVCCRATGETDTTPVGAMGKVTQLLYAVLAKGHVTANLMSAGVTAGAGGSSADLLTDLKSGYLLGANPRKQFLAQFIGIFFGTLAIVPAWYAMVPDKAALEAFNPPATNMWKAVADLLTQGVHMLPTTARYAIVIGALVGVALPLMEKLFPRLRRFLPSAMGLGLAWVMPFANVFSFAIGAVISEIWRRVHRKSGEAFNIPIASGLVAGESLVAALIAILCTIAGFLAIK
- a CDS encoding formylglycine-generating enzyme family protein translates to MFNIRFAFVPLFTMLSLTGSGIFRTLAAPEIVNIIPVAQLSIQSDIGINNRIEFKTALDQPAWTILSNLTVPHSPYQIIDATPPSNSNRFYRVATPAGHPTTIALPQFVRQLTITSETGITNQIQYTPDPLQFAWTALTNLVVTESPYAVVDDTVSASTPRVYRVIGPQTNALPPTNLVFIPAGGFQMGDALDGMTEAQPVHTVQLSAYYIDPTEVTQTIWDEVHQWAITNGYDFSAGIRGAASNHPVHSVTWYDAVKWCNARSEREGRVPAYYTNPGTTLVYRRGEAGIQISWVLWDAGYRLPTEAEWEKAARGGTTGHRFPWTDTDTISQERANFYSFWRNGQPLYAYDASATNGYHPNFSSGPKPYTSPVEHFAPNDYGLYDMAGNVWEWCGDWWSDTYYAASAEADPLGPISGSFRVLRGGSWATQANGGRVAQRGSGTPDEGFNTVGFRTVLPAP